One Glycine max cultivar Williams 82 chromosome 1, Glycine_max_v4.0, whole genome shotgun sequence genomic window, TACACAAAGATCCCATCTTTTCACGATTTGGAGCAGAACAACAATTCTGGGTATCTTCATATCTGTGCCAATGAGACCATCCATGGGGTGGAGTTCAAGGACTACCCTGTTCCCAAGAGTGGTGTTTTGGTTGCTGATATGTCCTCAAATTTCTGCTCCAAGCCTGTGGATGTGTCAAGGTTTGGGGTTATCTATGCTGGGGCCCAGAAGAATGTGGGGCCCTCTGGTGTCACCATTGTGATCATCAGAAAGGACCTCATTGGGAATGCACAGGGTGTCACACCTGTGATGTTTGATTACAAGATCCATGATGAGAACGATTCACTCTACAACACCCCTCCTTGCTATGGGATTTACATGTGTGGGTTGGTGTTTGAGGACTTGTTGGAGCAAGGTGGGTTGGGGGAGGTTGAGAGGAGGAACAAGAAGAAAGCTGAGATTCTCTACAGTGCAATTGATGGGAGCAAAGGGTTTTATAAGTGCCCTGTTGAGAAGTCTGTGAGGTCTTTGATGAATGTGCCTTTCACTTTGGAGAAATCAGAGCTGGAGGGTGAGTTTATCAAGGAGGCTGCTAAGGAGAAGATGGTGCAGCTCAAGGGACATAGGTCAGTGGGAGGTATGAGGGCTTCTATTTACAATGCCATGCCTTTGGCTGGGGTTGAGAAGTTGGTGGCTTTCATGAAGGATTTTCAGGCCAGGCATGCTTAAGAGCCTAATGGAGTAACCTCAATCTGAATCAAATACTTGCATTGTATAAACCTATTGCTATTGCATCCAAGTTGGGGGCGTGTTCGTCTAGTCACAGTATTAGGCAGAGCAGACACTGCTTAGGTGCATTAGCTTTTTATGTTGAA contains:
- the LOC100798600 gene encoding phosphoserine aminotransferase 1, chloroplastic, whose translation is MSMATTSPHTGLFQNRTKPSFPFSSSSFKFKPTSIKCATQLHTQAPPLTHSQDRVFNFAAGPATLPENVLLRAQSELYNWHGSGMSVMEMSHRGKEFLSIIQKAESDLRALLQIPPEYSVLFLQGGATSQFAAVPLNLCSSPDSAVDYVVTGSWSDKAAKEAQKYCKPTVIWSGKPEKYTKIPSFHDLEQNNNSGYLHICANETIHGVEFKDYPVPKSGVLVADMSSNFCSKPVDVSRFGVIYAGAQKNVGPSGVTIVIIRKDLIGNAQGVTPVMFDYKIHDENDSLYNTPPCYGIYMCGLVFEDLLEQGGLGEVERRNKKKAEILYSAIDGSKGFYKCPVEKSVRSLMNVPFTLEKSELEGEFIKEAAKEKMVQLKGHRSVGGMRASIYNAMPLAGVEKLVAFMKDFQARHA